CGAATAACACAGCCAATAGCAATAACCGCAGCAAAGCGGTTGGATTTGCACATTTGCATTGCTGCAAAACTTAATTCGAATGCGCCAGGAACATAAAAAACTTTGATGTTTTCTTTGCGAAGTCCTTCTTTTGCTAGAACTTCCAAAGCTGCATCGCGCATATTATAGGTTACAAAATCATTCCACTCCGAAACAACAATGCCGATAGAATATGTATCGGCATTTGATAAGTTAAGTGGCTTGTAATCCGAAAGATTAACTGTTGCCATGTTTAGTAATATTTAGTCATTTCAATATAAGCATCAGACTGACCGTTGTCGTAATCTTGATACTTCTCATCGATCATTGCAAAGTATTTTTTAGCTTCTGCTTTTTTGTTTAGTGAAAGTGCTAACATACCTGCTTTTTTTGTAAAATAATAAATGGTATAAGGATCTTTTGCGGTAGAAACTGCTTTGTCCATATTGCTCATTGCATCGTCGCTTCTGTTAAGATTTGCAGAGCAATCAGCCATTGCGCCATACTTCATCGCCATAAGCGTTTTGTTATCGCTGCTGAATTTATCTAGCATATCGTAAGCTTTTTGGAAATTTCCTTTTTTGAATTCGATAAGTCCTGCATTGTAAGCTGCAAGTTTACCCGCGTCCGTTGCGGAATATTCGTTATAAGTTCCCATGAAACCTGGGTTAGCAGCGCTTTTGCCACCTAAAGCTAAATCGTTGTCGCCTTTTGAAAGGTTAGCTTGTGCTGTTAAAAAAGCTTTGGTTGCTTCTTCGTTTTTTGGACCAACGATAAATTGTTTGTATCCAAAAAATCCTAAAACAGCTAGGATAAGTACGATAAAAGCGATACCAATTGGTTTTGAATATTTTTCTAAACCTTGCTCCACGTTAAGAGCTTTTTGGTCTAAGTCTTTGAAAAATTCAACGGTTTCTTTTCCTTCCTGAATTTGTTTTTTATTTAAGTCTGCTGCCATATTTTGTAAATATTCGAAATGCAAATTTAATGCTTTCTGTGTGATATGCAAAAAAACTGAGTTTTATAGATTAATATTTTAAAATTGAATAAATCTCTGCGTTAAATTTTTTAAGCTTTTCGGTTCCGTTCAACCCGTCAAGTTCTATTAAGAAACTGAATTGTGCTGGGATAGCGCCTTGTTTTTCTACAAGTTTTGCGGCGGCTTCTGTTGTGCCTCCAGTTGCTAAAAGATCATCATGGATTAGTACACGTTGACCAGGTTTTAGTTGATCGGTTTTCATTTCAATTTCTGAATTTCCATATTCCAAATCGTAAATTTGTCCAATGAAAGGAGGAGGAAGTTTTCCTTTTTTACGAATTAATATAAACGGAACTTCCAGCGCAACCGCAATGGCAATGCCGAAAAGATAACCGCGACTCTCGATGCCACATACAACATCTATTTTGCCTTTGCTGAATTCTACAAAGTCTTTGATAACTTCTTCATATAATTGAGGTTGAAGAAAAATGGGTGAAATATCTTTAAACTGAATGCCTTCTATCGG
This genomic stretch from Chryseobacterium sp. POL2 harbors:
- the ribH gene encoding 6,7-dimethyl-8-ribityllumazine synthase, with protein sequence MATVNLSDYKPLNLSNADTYSIGIVVSEWNDFVTYNMRDAALEVLAKEGLRKENIKVFYVPGAFELSFAAMQMCKSNRFAAVIAIGCVIRGETPHFDYVCSAVAHGIKDCNVLTKTPAIFCVLTDDTKEQSIARSGGSLGNKGVEAAVTAIKMIQFNNKV
- a CDS encoding tetratricopeptide repeat protein, which codes for MAADLNKKQIQEGKETVEFFKDLDQKALNVEQGLEKYSKPIGIAFIVLILAVLGFFGYKQFIVGPKNEEATKAFLTAQANLSKGDNDLALGGKSAANPGFMGTYNEYSATDAGKLAAYNAGLIEFKKGNFQKAYDMLDKFSSDNKTLMAMKYGAMADCSANLNRSDDAMSNMDKAVSTAKDPYTIYYFTKKAGMLALSLNKKAEAKKYFAMIDEKYQDYDNGQSDAYIEMTKYY
- a CDS encoding adenine phosphoribosyltransferase, with the protein product MASAELIQNLENTIDNIPDFPIEGIQFKDISPIFLQPQLYEEVIKDFVEFSKGKIDVVCGIESRGYLFGIAIAVALEVPFILIRKKGKLPPPFIGQIYDLEYGNSEIEMKTDQLKPGQRVLIHDDLLATGGTTEAAAKLVEKQGAIPAQFSFLIELDGLNGTEKLKKFNAEIYSILKY